From the Mesoplasma syrphidae genome, the window GCATATATGGTCTAGCTGTTGCAACTGCTAGAATATTGCCTTTTTCTATAAAATTTAAAACAAACTGATGATCATCTGGATTTAACTTCAAATCATTATTTCTTGAATTTCTCAGTGTTCCATCAAAATCTGTAAAAAACCATTTTGCCATTTTTTTACTCATTTCTATTAACTGCAATCTCGCTTATTTGTTGAATTATGTTTTTTGCATATTTTTGAATATCAGCATTATATGCTTGCTCAATAATGTAGGAATTATCAAAAAACTCCTCAAACATTGAGATATCATTATTATCGTCACCTGCTACAATGACATCGGAATCTTTAAAATTAAATTGACTTTGCAAGATTCGAATAGCATTGCCCTTATTGATCCCTTCAGGGTGTATTTCGCTAAATGTTAGGCCTTTGACATTATTGGTTGTCAAATTTACTCTTAAGTTTTGACTTTCTAATCATTCAACTATCTTGTTTCAGACGGGCTTTTCACACAGAATTTTAAAGCAAATTAACTTTTTATCATGCAAAATATTAATTTCATTATTTTGTGGAGTCATATCGATAAATAATTTTTCTTTTTCGAAGTTCCATTCTTTATCAAATAACATTTTTTCTTCAGTTGAAGTTGCATAAATAATTGAAGTAATCTCTTTTTCCATTTCAATCAGTTTTTCTGTTATCAAATCTTGATCTTTTTTATAAAACTCATGAGTGTATAAAACGTCATCTTTTTGATTATTAATAGTTGCTCCCGCATTGCAAATATAAAAATCTGGATGTAATTGATACTGTGCTTCTATATATTTTTTAATTGATGAATACGGTCTTCCAGTAGCCACAATCAGTTTATGACCATTTTTCTGCAAAGTTTTCACAAATTCTAGATCATTTAAATTTATCTCATTTTCGTGTGTTCGTGAATTTCTTAATGTTCCATCAAAATCTGTAAAAAATCATTTCATTTGGTACCTCTTTTGTTACAAATATTTTATACAAAAAAGAACAGCCTGCGCCATTCTTTTTTTATTTAATTTGTTTTGCTTGCTGACGAAGTCTTCTTTCTCTTTCTCGGTTTCCTGTTTTTATATGTTTTTGATTATAAACATGGAATCCAAGTGTTTGGAAAATTTGGTATGTTGAAGAAATAATTCAGTAAATTGCAACCCCCGACGCAACAGATGCGACAATGAAGATAAATACAACCATCATTACTAATTGTAAGATTAATTGTTTTTTACGAGCTTTTCTCTGTGCTTCAGTCAAAGTGATGTTTCTTTGTTTATGATATTGCAACAATGTTGGCAACAACATTGAAAGAATCTGCAATGGTAAATAAACTGCCAATAATGTAAAGTAAATTCAATTTCCATTTGTCACTTGTTCTCATGGTTTAGCAACTAATGAAATTTGTCCAATATTAGCAACTTTCAATGCTCTTGTTGATCTAACGATTGCATAAATAGCAAACAAGAATGGCATTGAGGCAAATCCTCCAGCAACTGATGACATTGGAGAAATTCCTTCTTTTTTATACAACGCCATTGTTTCTTGTTGTTGTTTACTTTTTGATAGTTGATCTTTTTTATCTTTATACTTTGCTTGAATTTCTGCTTGTTTCAGCTGCATTTGCTGCATTTTAATCTGATTTTTCTGTGATTTTCAAGTAAATGCTAACGTAATAGACTTAATAATAACAACAGTAAATAAAATTCCAAAGAAAACAGAAATACCATATCTACTTTGTTCACTATTGCTAAATCCTGGTTGCAATGTCCCAGCAAATCCCCTAATAATTCCTGTTAACACAAACGCTGTTGGGTAAACAAAGAATCCATAAAAAGGAGATCCTGTTTTGCTAAATGCCTCTCCTCAACTGGTTATAACGTTATAACCATATTCAGATGCATCGACACCATTGCCAATAATAATATGATCTTTTCCGGCAAAATCTCCTAATGACCGAATCGCAATTTCAAATGAAACTCCCGGGGTAATAACTCTATTACCAGTCATATCTAAAATATCTGTAACCATATATTGAGATTGATACATTTGTACACAACCTCATAACATAGAAATAATAATGAATAAAAATCCTAAAATTTTAGTTCATTTTCAAACCTTCAATAAGATCTCTTTTTTTGATGATTTACCCTTCCCCATCTTTTGCGGATTAAGATAACTCATAACATTGTTATTTGCTTTATACAAAAGGTTATACCCCTTTCTATTTAAGTTGCTCAATTAATTTTGTTAAAGCCTTTTTGTTAAATTCAAAGTCTTTATCCAAAATTGCTTTTCGAGCAATAA encodes:
- a CDS encoding HAD-IIB family hydrolase, translated to MKWFFTDFDGTLRNSRTHENEINLNDLEFVKTLQKNGHKLIVATGRPYSSIKKYIEAQYQLHPDFYICNAGATINNQKDDVLYTHEFYKKDQDLITEKLIEMEKEITSIIYATSTEEKMLFDKEWNFEKEKLFIDMTPQNNEINILHDKKLICFKILCEKPVWNKIVEWLESQNLRVNLTTNNVKGLTFSEIHPEGINKGNAIRILQSQFNFKDSDVIVAGDDNNDISMFEEFFDNSYIIEQAYNADIQKYAKNIIQQISEIAVNRNE
- the yidC gene encoding membrane protein insertase YidC, yielding MYKANNNVMSYLNPQKMGKGKSSKKEILLKVWKWTKILGFLFIIISMLWGCVQMYQSQYMVTDILDMTGNRVITPGVSFEIAIRSLGDFAGKDHIIIGNGVDASEYGYNVITSWGEAFSKTGSPFYGFFVYPTAFVLTGIIRGFAGTLQPGFSNSEQSRYGISVFFGILFTVVIIKSITLAFTWKSQKNQIKMQQMQLKQAEIQAKYKDKKDQLSKSKQQQETMALYKKEGISPMSSVAGGFASMPFLFAIYAIVRSTRALKVANIGQISLVAKPWEQVTNGNWIYFTLLAVYLPLQILSMLLPTLLQYHKQRNITLTEAQRKARKKQLILQLVMMVVFIFIVASVASGVAIYWIISSTYQIFQTLGFHVYNQKHIKTGNRERERRLRQQAKQIK